CGCAGGGTGCTTTTCAGCTTAACTTTCGGGATCTGGTGCAGGCGGCTCAGGTCGCCTACCCGGAGATACAGTTTCTTCCCCAGTGTGCCGCCGGGGTGAAATCTGGCAAAATCCTCCGCGGTGAACCCTTTCAGTTCAATAAGACAAACCGCCAGGGCATCACCCATAACAAGCTGGGCCGTTGTGCTGGAAGTAGGGGCCAGGTTATTGGGACAAGCCTCCTGGGCTACGCTGGTATTCAGCACAAAATGTGCCGACTGCGCCAGGTAGGAATCCATTTTGCCTACCATGGCTATCAGGGTATTGCCCATATTCTTCAGCAAGGGAACCAGTACCTTTACCTCCGGGGATTCCCCGCTTTTGGAGATGCAAAGCACCACATCATCAGGAGTGATCATCCCCAGATCGCCATGGATGGCGTCCGCAGCATGCATAAAGAGGGCGGGAGTGCCCGTGGAATTGAAGGTGGCAACAATCTTTTGGGCGATAACCGCGCTTTTGCCTATCCCGGTGACCACCACCCGGCCCCGGCATTGCGCGACCAGGTTGACCGTTTGTTCAAAATCGTCATTGACAAAGGCCTCCAAACCTTCAATGGCAGCGGCCTCCAGCTTGATGGTCCTCTTTCCTGTTTCCCGGATATTAACGGTGATCTTCTGTTTCATGCGGCAGCTACAAATTTATCATTTTTTAGTCAAGCCAGGCGGTCCTATAAATTATATTGTCATAAAGTAGTTTTTTGAGTAATTTCGTGTCCCCCAAAAAAACATGTTGAATAAATTTCATCTATCGGTTCTGTTGATTTCGTCTCTGGATTACACTAGTATTAAACATTTAACGTGATGGCAGTTGCAAAGGTAAGTTTGTTGGATGCATTACACGAACATTTTGGGTTTGATTCCTTCAAGGGAAACCAGGAGAAGATCATTAAAAATATACTTTCCGGAAAAGATACATTCGTGATAATGCCTACAGGTGGCGGTAAATCCCTGTGTTACCAGCTCCCCGCGCTCATGAGCCCGGGCGTGGCGCTCATCGTAAGCCCCCTGATAGCGCTGATGAAAAACCAGGTAGACCTGGTTCGGTCATACAGCAGTAAGGACAATGTGGCCCACTTTCTCAATTCCACCCTCACCAAGGCCCAGATCAAGAAAGTACGCACGGACCTCCAGTCCGGAAAGACCAAAATGCTGTATGTGGCGCCCGAAACGCTTACGAAACAGGAAAATATCGACTTCTTCAAGGAACTGGAAATATCCTTTATCGCGGTGGACGAAGCGCATTGCATCTCCGAATGGGGGCATGATTTCCGGCCGGAATACCGCCGGCTGAAGGAAATGATCGACATGATCAGCAGCAAGCTGCCGGTCATCGCCCTGACGGCTACCGCTACGCCAAAGGTGCAAAGCGATATTGTCAAGAACCTGGAATTGAGGTCGCCCGAGATCTTCATGTCCTCCTTCAACCGCCCGAACCTGTATTACGAGATCAGGCCCAAGCGGAAAAAGGACCAGACGATCCGGGAGATCGTTAAATTCATTCACCTGCACAAAGGTAAAAGCGGCATCATCTACACGCTGAACCGCAAAACCACCGAGGAGCTGGCCGATATGCTCGTGGCCAACGGCATCAGGGCCGTAGCCTATCATGCGGGACTCGATTCCGGCACCCGGGCGCAGCGGCAGGATATGTTCCTGCTGGAAGATGTGGAGGTCATCGTGGCCACTATCGCCTTCGGTATGGGGATCGATAAACCGGACGTCCGTTTTGTGATCCATTACAACATTCCCAAAAGCCTGGAAAACTATTACCAGGAAACCGGCCGCGCCGGACGGGACGGGCTCGAAGGCATCTGCGTATGTTTCTACTCCTACCAGGATGTGCAGAAGCTGGAGCACCTGATGCGGGACAAGCCGCTCAGCGAAAGGGAAATGGGCGCGCAGCTCATCAACGAAACCGTTGCCTACGCAGAGAGCGCCGTCTGCCGCCGGAAAGTGATCCTCCATTATTTCGGGGAGAAATATGAACAGGAGAATTGCGGCAAATGCGACAATTGCCTCAATCCGAAAGAGAAAATAGAGGTGAAGAACCGCGTGGTGATCACCCTGAAGGCCATTCAGAAGCTGGAAGAGCGCTTCGGGACGGATTACGTCGTGAATATCATCACCGGTAAAGCCAACCCCCAGATCACCACTTTCCGGCACGACAAGCTGGATGTATTCGGGGAAGGGAAGGAGTTTGACGCACATTTCTGGAATTCCCTCATCCGGCAGATGATGCTGGAGGGCTTGATAGAAAAGGATATTGAAGAGTACGGCCTGCTGAAGATCACCGAAAAAGGCCGCAAGTTCATCAAAAAACCATTTTCCATCTGGGTAGCACTGAACCATCAGTTCGAAGAAGATACCGCCGCGGAGGAAGAAGACGCCCTGTCCGCCGAAGCCCAGGCTTCCGCAGATCCCGTGCTTTTCGACATGCTGAAAGAGCTGCGCAAAAAGGTCGCCAAAGAAAAGAATCTCCCCCCATTCGTCATCTTCCTGGAAACATCCCTGGAAGATATGGCCACGCAATACCCCACCACCGTTCAGGAACTGGAAAAGATCCAGGGAGTGAGCAAAGGAAAAGCGGTCCGCTACGGAAAGGTTTTCGTGGATGTGATCGCCCGGTTCGTGGAAGAGAACGACATCGTGAAACCCGATGATTTTGTGATGAAAAGCGTGGTGAATAAAAGCGGGCTGAAAGTTTTCATCATCCAGAACATCGACAAGAAAATGCCGCTGGAAACCATCGCCAAAAATAAAGAACTGAGCATCCCGCAGCTGCTGGACGAAATGGAGACCATCGTAGCCAGCGGTACCAAGCTCAATCTGGATTATTGCATCGATGAGGAAC
This genomic stretch from Chitinophaga sp. XS-30 harbors:
- a CDS encoding SIS domain-containing protein; its protein translation is MKQKITVNIRETGKRTIKLEAAAIEGLEAFVNDDFEQTVNLVAQCRGRVVVTGIGKSAVIAQKIVATFNSTGTPALFMHAADAIHGDLGMITPDDVVLCISKSGESPEVKVLVPLLKNMGNTLIAMVGKMDSYLAQSAHFVLNTSVAQEACPNNLAPTSSTTAQLVMGDALAVCLIELKGFTAEDFARFHPGGTLGKKLYLRVGDLSRLHQIPKVKLKSTLREVIVEISSKMLGVTGVVNDKGGLEGIITDGDLRRMLEKNMDASGVIAEDIMSRNPKTIGHDELAVNALELMRAYDITQLLVMNGDQYHGIIHLHDLIREGII
- the recQ gene encoding DNA helicase RecQ gives rise to the protein MAVAKVSLLDALHEHFGFDSFKGNQEKIIKNILSGKDTFVIMPTGGGKSLCYQLPALMSPGVALIVSPLIALMKNQVDLVRSYSSKDNVAHFLNSTLTKAQIKKVRTDLQSGKTKMLYVAPETLTKQENIDFFKELEISFIAVDEAHCISEWGHDFRPEYRRLKEMIDMISSKLPVIALTATATPKVQSDIVKNLELRSPEIFMSSFNRPNLYYEIRPKRKKDQTIREIVKFIHLHKGKSGIIYTLNRKTTEELADMLVANGIRAVAYHAGLDSGTRAQRQDMFLLEDVEVIVATIAFGMGIDKPDVRFVIHYNIPKSLENYYQETGRAGRDGLEGICVCFYSYQDVQKLEHLMRDKPLSEREMGAQLINETVAYAESAVCRRKVILHYFGEKYEQENCGKCDNCLNPKEKIEVKNRVVITLKAIQKLEERFGTDYVVNIITGKANPQITTFRHDKLDVFGEGKEFDAHFWNSLIRQMMLEGLIEKDIEEYGLLKITEKGRKFIKKPFSIWVALNHQFEEDTAAEEEDALSAEAQASADPVLFDMLKELRKKVAKEKNLPPFVIFLETSLEDMATQYPTTVQELEKIQGVSKGKAVRYGKVFVDVIARFVEENDIVKPDDFVMKSVVNKSGLKVFIIQNIDKKMPLETIAKNKELSIPQLLDEMETIVASGTKLNLDYCIDEELDDYAQDEIIEYFKGCETSSLQVAKDELTEGNYTIEQLKLMRIKFLVEYGN